In Lactococcus garvieae subsp. garvieae, the following proteins share a genomic window:
- a CDS encoding DUF536 domain-containing protein — protein sequence MVDMETKTVSELAELFGVTRQAMNKRIKQLDEQYVEKNEKNVTVINEGGIHELERLYGKVVTAQAEVVDDKDNTQELSTSPTDTAVFELVSNLMKDKNAEIDRLNQQLMAKDAQIAEKDKQINRQQELMEKSLSDNNQFLLEMKAESEKGFFAKLFGK from the coding sequence ATGGTAGATATGGAAACGAAAACAGTAAGTGAACTTGCAGAACTTTTTGGTGTGACTCGCCAAGCGATGAATAAACGCATCAAGCAGCTAGACGAGCAATATGTAGAGAAAAATGAAAAAAATGTTACTGTAATTAATGAGGGCGGCATTCATGAACTTGAACGCCTTTATGGCAAGGTTGTGACAGCGCAGGCGGAAGTTGTTGATGATAAGGATAACACACAAGAACTTTCAACATCGCCAACGGACACAGCTGTTTTTGAGTTGGTTTCAAATCTGATGAAAGACAAGAATGCAGAAATTGACCGCCTTAATCAGCAATTGATGGCCAAAGATGCACAAATTGCAGAAAAAGATAAACAAATCAACCGTCAACAAGAACTGATGGAAAAATCTTTGAGTGATAATAATCAATTTTTACTTGAAATGAAGGCGGAATCAGAAAAAGGTTTCTTTGCCAAACTTTTCGGAAAATAA